DNA from Deltaproteobacteria bacterium:
AAGGAATACGTAGTACGCCAGTATGACCATGAGGTCCAGGGAGGGAGCGTTATAAAACCCCTTACGGGGGCAAGGGACGACGGCCCGAGCGATGCCGCGGTCTTGAGGCCGGACCTTGAATCCCTTGAAGGCCTTGTGGTAGCCCATGGGATCTGTCCTCGATACAGCGACATAGACACCTTTCACATGGTGTGCTGCGCAGTTGACGAGGCGGTAAGAAACGCCATATCCGTAGGAGGCAGCCTGGACCTTATGGCCGGCCTTGACAACTTCTGCTGGTGCGACCCGGTTCAGTCAGAAAAGACTCCGGACGGTCTTTACAAGCTGGCCCAACTTGTAAGAGCAAACCAGGCCCTGTACCAGATCTGCACTACATACAGTGTACCATGCATCTCAGGCAAAGATAGTATGAAAAACGATGCCACTATCGGGGGAGTGAAGATATCCATACCGCCTACCCTGCTGTTTTCGGTAATAAGCCGCATACAAGATGTGCGTCTTGCAGTGACCATGGATGCGAAACACCCGGGAGACCTGGTCTATGTGCTTGGAACCACTTATCCCGAGCTGGGTGCTTCTGAATACCATGCCATGTATAATTATATCGGAAATAATGTACCAAAAGTAAGGATGAAAGATGCGTCGGCCAGGTACCGTGCCCTTTCAGATGCCATATATCAGGGCATTGTCTCGTCCTGCCATGACTGTTCCGACGGTGGACTGGGAATTTCACTGGCAGAGGTCGCTTTCAGTGGCGACCTGGGCATGGTAATAGACTTAGGTGCTGTGATTGCCGTAGACGTCGACCGCCTGGACGCATTGCTGTTCAGTGAAAGCCAGAGCCGCTTTGTTGTTACCATTAAGAAGGAGCGTCGACAGGATTTTGAGAGTACGATGGGAGATACGGGCTGGGCCATGGTTGGCGAGGTGACCGAAAGGCCTGCATTGGTACTTGAATATTTGGGCAAAACAGTAGTAAATGAGAGCCTGAGCTCCTTAAAAGATGCCTGGAAAAGGCCGTTGGCCTGGTAGGGTTCAGGGCCTGATCCAGAGTGATCAAGTGACAACAGACAAAAAAAATATTCTGTCAGAAGAGGCATTCCTCATAATACACTCAGGAGAAATCCCCGAGGTCGCATATTACAGTTCGGTCCATTATCTTACTGAGGACCCCGAGGGGCCTTTGCTTAATATTAAACCGCGGGATCTCACATCCCTTGAGGAGGCCGTTGTTCAGCGTTACAGGACTATCATACTGAGAGACCTCATGCCCGGAAACCGGGACAAGAAGATATACAGAGGGCTGAAAAGATGTGCTGCTAACTGGAAGCGCCTTGTCAACTTTTCCGATAAGAGAGGTATGGATATTTCCTCTATACGCATGGAGGCAGCTGAGGCCTTGAGGGACTTTTTGATGCAGGAAATCATGGACGTGAGCTCAGGCAAAAGAAAAACCTGCGTAAACTGCTCTTGTTCCGTGTTGCTGGGATTGGCATACAACTTGGGTTTATCCAGAAATGACATACCGGCAGGAACGGAGACACTGTGTGCAGGGAAGTAGATAGCTCATGGATAATATAGGCTCATAGTTGAATGCAACTGCCATGACCCATGGATAGCAGCCGTAAAAACAACAAATTAGTGACCTTCCTGGCCTTGGGTCTTGCAGGGCTGATCCTGACCCTGGGTCTAAGGCTCTTTCTGCCCTTCTTTGAGCCCATAGCCTGGGCCATTATATTGGGGCTTTTTTTCTACCCGATATACAGATGGATAAGACGAACCCTTAAGGTATCTGAAGGCCTGGCATCCCTGGGAATGTGTATTCTTATAATCGCTTTTATCATAATTCCGGTCTTTGCCCTTTTGGGAAGCCTGACTACCGAAGTGATCAGGGTTTACACTCAAGTCCAAAACGAGCTCAACACCGGTGATTTCACCATAGTGCCGGATAAGAACAAATTCCCCATACTTAACAAGACAGTATCTAAAGCCCTTGATGTCCTCAAGACTCACGAGACAAAGGTCAAGGAAATAATAATTGACCTCTCAAAGAAAATGGGTGAATTTTTCCTGAAGCAGGGGACAGTAGTATTCAAGAATGTAGCCAGCATCATTTTTAAGGCCGCCCTGATGCTGGTGACACTTTTTTATATCTTTAAAGATGGAGAGCGAATGCTTCAGACCTTTAAAGACCTGTTACCGCTTTCGGAGCGTGATGTGGAAAAACTGGTAAAGGTTACGGATGACGTCTTGTCTGCCACCCTTTATGGGAACCTGCTAAATGCAGTCATACAGGGGAGTCTCGGGTTTTTTATCATGTGGATACTGGATTTCTCTGCTCCTTTACTCTGGGGCATGATAATGGGGCTTACCACCTTTATACCAATGATAGGACCGGCCCTGGTATGGCTTCCCGCCTCAATATACCTGTTCCTGGCGGGACTCTATCTCAAGGCCGCGATACTCCTTGCCTTCAGTATTCTGATAATCAGCCAGATAGACTATTTCCTGAGGCCGCTCTTTATCAGCGGCAAGACTCAGATACACACCCTTGTCCTGTTTTTCAGCATACTTGGAGGGCTCAGCGTCTTTGGTTTCCTCGGATTTATACTCGGGCCGATACTGATGGCCCTGTGCGTGTCTATTCTCGAACTCTACCGGCTGAATTCCCTGGGTCGTGTGCGGGAAAAGGAAGCTTGAGTATCTCATTAAATGGGCAGTGACAAACCAGGTTACCTGAGACTGCTTGAAAGCGGGGAACTGGAGCGGCGGGCCGACAGGGCCTGGGAGTCTTTGTCGTGCTGCAAACTCTGTCCTCATCTTTGCCGGGTAAACAGGCTTGAAGGCGAACAGGGGTTTTGCAGAGTCACCGACCAGGCAGTAGTTGCCAGCTATGGCCCACACTTTGGAGAGGAAGCCCCTCTGGTAGGCAGAAAGGGGTCGGGAACGGTCTTTTTCTCCTGGTGCAACTTGAGGTGTCTATATTGTCAAAACTATGAAATAAGTCACCTGGGGGCCGGCCAGGCCGTATCCACCGAGGTCCTGGCCCTCTGTTTCCTGTCCTTGCAGAAAGACGGGTGTCACAATATAAACTTCGTAACACCATCCCATGTGATACCTTTTATACTAAAGGCCCTGGTCCTTGCTGCCAGGGGAGGGTTGTCCGTCCCCTTAGTCTATAACACCGGGGGGTATGATTCCATCAGGACCCTTCGGTTACTTGACGGGGTGATAGATATCTACATGCCGGACTTCAAGTACTGGAATAAAGACATTGGAAAACGTCTGTCAGATATAGCCCGTTATCCTCAGATAGCAAAGAGAGCGATCAAAGAGATGCACAGGCAGGTCGGAGACCTTATAATAGGCCCTGACGGAATAGCGAAAAGGGGCCTTCTTGTAAGGCACCTCGTGCTGCCAGGAGGACTGAGTGGCACGAGATCCGTACTGAAGTTCATAGCCGAAGAGATTTCTCCGAATACCTATGTAAACGTAATGGACCAGTACAGACCCTGTGGCACGGCACATAAATATCCTCCACTGGATCGCGGGATTACACCGGATGAGTATGCCGAGGCCCTGAGGGCCGCGAGAGATGCCGGGCTCAACAGGCTGGACAGGCGCAGATGATAGTCCAGGCGGAAAAGATATTTGCCATAGGTGATATCCACGGGTGTCTTGACAAGCTAAAGACCCTGCTGGGCATGATTCGGATAAACTGGAACAGGGACCTGATGGTCTTTCTTGGAGACTATGTGGACCGCGGACCTGACTCCCGAGGGGTAATAGAGCTGTTGATCGACCTCAGAGAAAGGCACGCGGAGCGGCTAATATGTCTAAAGGGAAACCACGAATGGATGTTCACACAGTTCCTTAAGGGCGAGGACCAGGATCTTTTCCTCCTGAACGGAGGGGAAAAGACCCTTGAGAGTTATACGGTTGGAGAGGGCGGAATAGAGATACCCCAAAGCCACAGGGATTTTCTTGATCACCTGGATTTGTATTATGAGACCGATGATTATATATTTGTACATGCAGGCCTGAGACCCTATATCTCTATTTCTGAACAAAGCCCTGAAGACCTCATCTGGATCAGATCACATTTTCTGGAATCTTCTTATGACTGGGGTAAAAGGATCATTTTCGGTCATACGCCGTTCCCCGTCCCATTTATTGAGGCCAACAAGGTGGGTATCGACACGGGTGCGGTCTATGGCGGAAGACTCACTTGCCTCATACTCCCGGATTTTGAATTCATATTTACCTAAAAGGAACCGAAAGAAATTATGGCCAGAGAGAAAAGGGAAAGCTGGAAAGAAATAGACAGGAAGCGCGATAGGGGCAGGAGCGCAAGAAACAGAAAGGATAGGCGCAGCAAGCTGGAAAGGGTGCTTGAAGACCCAAGGATGAAGGAACGCTATTTAAGGGAGGCAGAAAAGCTGTTCATGGGTGCCAAGGGGCGGCCACAACATTCTAAAGACCTCATGGCCATACATGAATCCTACGGCAGGGCAAAGTTTCTTTCTGCTGTCAGACACTATGTGGACACTTACGGCATGCCGGATGACTGGGGCGCATTGCTCCTGCTCCTGGATATCAAAAATGATTCGGAATTGGTATGCAAGGCTATTGAGGCCCTGTGTGAACTCGCTGAAGGAAAGGGAACTGTTGAACGAAAAGGCCTGAAAAGCAAACTGAGAGTACTGAGCCTCACTGCCAGAGACCCGGAAATCAGGGAGACCGCGGACATACGACTCACAGAGCTCTCTTGAAAAATATGCCAGGGGAAGCAGCAACTTCATGGGCCGATTTTCTTGATGACTTTATGGCCCGCCTTTCCATAGACCGTGGCGTTTCTTCCAGCACCCTTGATGAATACAGCCGCGATCTCTTAAATTTCGTTGATTTTGCAGACGGAAAAAGACTTGCCGGTCCGGACGAAGTAAGCCCCGGCCACATATTGGCGTGGCTGAAATCCTTACGGGACTCAGGCCTTTCTCCAAGAACCACCGCCAGGAAACTTTCAGCCCTCAGGGGGTTTTTCCGCTTTCTGGTGGAAGAGTATGGCCTGAACTCAACACCTCTTGCCGCTATCAATAATCCGAGAATAGGGAGATATCTTCCTGATGTGTTGTCAGTATCCGAGGTTGAGACCCTGATGGAACAACCTGAGGTGAGCAGGCCTGCCGGTTTGCGGGACAGGGCACTCCTTGAACTCACTTATGCATGCGGGCTCAGGGCCTCTGAATCCGTGGGATTAAAGCTCAATCAGTTAGACATGAAGGTTGGTTATCTGAGGATACTCGGCAAGGGAAATAAAGAACGGGTAGTGCCGGTGGGAAAGGTGGCCATAGAATGGCTGGGCAATTATCTCAAGTCCGGCAGACCCAAGCTTCTTGGCAAGAAGGCCAGTTACTTTGTATTCGTCGGCAGGGCCGGAAAACCTCTCACAAGGCAGAGGTTCTGGCAGCTACTCAAGGCCTATTCCATATCGGCAGGCATTAAGAGCGAAGTCTCTCCCCACGTGCTCCGCCATTCCTTTGCAACACATCTCCTGGAAGGCGGAGCAGATCTGAGGGTCGTACAGATGCTCTTAGGCCACAGCAGCATCAGCACTACACAGATATACACCCATCTTGATCTTCAGCACCTGCGCACTATCCACCAGAAATACCATCCCAGGGGCTGAAAAATTTCATAAGGATGGGGATAAATATAGTATAGTCGCGAGAGTGATGGGTTTGGCCACGTTCCCAAATCACAACGGTCAAAAGCTGACGATCTGATCGGCCCAGTCGTCATAATAATCGTGGCAGGAGAAGATGAGCACCTGGTGCGTCTTTGACACTTCCTTAAGGAGATTCCGGGTATTTTCCCGGCGCCATGCGTCAAAATGTACTAACGGATCATCCAGAATGATAGGAACAGGACTTCCCTCCATGACCGCATCCACCAGCGCCAGGCGTGCCGCCAGGTAAAGCTGATCCCTGGCACCCGCAGAGAGTTCTTGCGCGTCAGGATTGATCCAGTCACCCTTCTCGCGGCTGAACACCCGGAGGGAGAAATCCTCTCTCGAAAGGCGGACCTGATCATACTTGCCGCTGGTAATCACACCGGAATAAGCACCAATCCGTTCGTCAACCTCACTGCCGATACTCTTTAGAATGTTCCTGCGTGCTTCGTTAAGGACCTCACCGATGATCTCGTAGGCCCTGAGCCTCATTCTCAGCCTGTCAGCCCTCCTTTCCAGGGACTCGATACGCTCCTCTAATTCGGCTATATCTTCCTGGCCATAGCGGTCTTCCCGGAGGATATGTTCAAGCGTTTTTCGCTCAACCTCTAGCTCGGATAGTCTCTTTTCCAAGGTTTTGACCTCATCCTCCTGCCTGACGACTTCTTCCCCTGATGCCTCGAAGGCCTTGAGATCCTCCAGGGCTGTCTCCGCCACGAGCATTTGCCTGGCCAGATCTTTCTTCTCCTTTTCGAGATCCTCTTTGATAAACGATTTCAGGACACCCTGGTTTTCGCGGATATTCCCTTCAAGCTCTTGCACCTCTTTGCACAGTGACCGGATTTCCCGTTCCCGCTCTGCGAGTTCCTCTTCTGAAATCACGAAGTCCCTCATCTCCTCAAAAACCTTGCTTACTTGCTCTGACCAGATTTCTGACTCTTTCACCCCTTTTCCCAAAGAGGCCATGTTCTCCTTGCCCAGGGTTATCTTTAGCTCCAACTCTTTGGCCTCCAACTCTTGCTGAGTCTTTTCCCGCCTTTCTTTCATGGCTACCAATTCCGCG
Protein-coding regions in this window:
- a CDS encoding radical SAM protein, which gives rise to MGSDKPGYLRLLESGELERRADRAWESLSCCKLCPHLCRVNRLEGEQGFCRVTDQAVVASYGPHFGEEAPLVGRKGSGTVFFSWCNLRCLYCQNYEISHLGAGQAVSTEVLALCFLSLQKDGCHNINFVTPSHVIPFILKALVLAARGGLSVPLVYNTGGYDSIRTLRLLDGVIDIYMPDFKYWNKDIGKRLSDIARYPQIAKRAIKEMHRQVGDLIIGPDGIAKRGLLVRHLVLPGGLSGTRSVLKFIAEEISPNTYVNVMDQYRPCGTAHKYPPLDRGITPDEYAEALRAARDAGLNRLDRRR
- a CDS encoding serine/threonine protein phosphatase, which gives rise to MIVQAEKIFAIGDIHGCLDKLKTLLGMIRINWNRDLMVFLGDYVDRGPDSRGVIELLIDLRERHAERLICLKGNHEWMFTQFLKGEDQDLFLLNGGEKTLESYTVGEGGIEIPQSHRDFLDHLDLYYETDDYIFVHAGLRPYISISEQSPEDLIWIRSHFLESSYDWGKRIIFGHTPFPVPFIEANKVGIDTGAVYGGRLTCLILPDFEFIFT
- the xerD gene encoding site-specific tyrosine recombinase XerD translates to MPGEAATSWADFLDDFMARLSIDRGVSSSTLDEYSRDLLNFVDFADGKRLAGPDEVSPGHILAWLKSLRDSGLSPRTTARKLSALRGFFRFLVEEYGLNSTPLAAINNPRIGRYLPDVLSVSEVETLMEQPEVSRPAGLRDRALLELTYACGLRASESVGLKLNQLDMKVGYLRILGKGNKERVVPVGKVAIEWLGNYLKSGRPKLLGKKASYFVFVGRAGKPLTRQRFWQLLKAYSISAGIKSEVSPHVLRHSFATHLLEGGADLRVVQMLLGHSSISTTQIYTHLDLQHLRTIHQKYHPRG